Proteins co-encoded in one Rattus rattus isolate New Zealand chromosome 5, Rrattus_CSIRO_v1, whole genome shotgun sequence genomic window:
- the Atp5f1e gene encoding ATP synthase subunit epsilon, mitochondrial, translated as MVAYWRQAGLSYIRFSQICAKAVRDALKTEFKANAEKTSGTSIKTVKVKKE; from the exons ATGGTGGCGTACTGGCGACAGGCTGGACTCAG CTACATCCGGTTCTCCCAGATCTGTGCAAAAGCAGTGAGGGATGCCCTGAAGACTGAGTTCAAAGCGAACGCTGAGAAGACTTCGGGCACCAGCATAAAAACAGTGAAAGTAAAGAAGGAGTAG
- the Prelid3b gene encoding PRELI domain containing protein 3B: protein MKIWTSEHVFDHPWETVTTAAMQKYPNPMNPSVVGVDVLDRHVDPSGKLHSHRLLSTEWGLPSIVKSLIGAARTKTYVQEHSVVDPIRRTMELKSTNISFTNMVSVDERLTYKPHPQDPEKTVLTQEALITVKGVSLSSYLEGLMASTISSNANKGREAMEWVIHKLNAEIEELAASARGSIRTPMAAAAALVDK from the exons ATGAAGATCTGGACTTCGGAGCACGTCTTTGA CCATCCATGGGAAACAGTTACTACAGCTGCAATGCAGAAATACCCAAACCCCATGAACCCGAGCGTGGTTGGCGTTGATGTGCTGGACAGACATGTCGATCCCTCTGGAAAGTTGCACAGCCACAGACTGCTCAGCACAGAGTGGGGCCTGCCTTCCATTGTGAAGTCT CTTATTGGTGCAGCAAGAACGAAAACATACGTGCAAGAGCATTCTGTAGTTGACCCGATAAGAAGGACGATGGAGCTCAAGTCCACCAAC ATCTCATTTACAAATATGGTCTCAGTGGACGAGAGGCTCACCTACAAGCCACACCCTCAGGACCCAGAGAA AACTGTCTTAACCCAGGAAGCCCTCATCACTGTGAAGGGGGTCAGCCTTAGCAGCTACCTTGAAGGACTCATGGCAAGCACCATATCTTCCAATGCTAACAAA GGCCGAGAAGCAATGGAGTGGGTGATACATAAACTGAACGCTGAGATTGAAGAGTTGGCAGCATCAGCAAGAGGAAGCATAAGGACACCAATGGCGGCGGCAGCAGCATTAGTGGACAAATGA